From Polaribacter butkevichii, a single genomic window includes:
- a CDS encoding nuclear transport factor 2 family protein, with translation MKNIFFLLVVIISFFGCSQTKQITTTQSISAIKTDVKTLLDNWHKAASDADYKGYFGAMDSVSVLIGTDATENWNKMQFASFSKPFFDKGKAWSFKPLERNVYVSEQRNFVWFDELLDTWMGTCRGSGVLEKKQNTWKIKHYVLSVEIPNNNVQAVIKAKKKSDSIFLTRFNK, from the coding sequence ATGAAAAATATCTTCTTCCTTTTAGTGGTGATTATTTCTTTTTTTGGCTGTAGTCAAACAAAACAAATTACAACAACTCAAAGCATATCAGCCATAAAAACGGATGTAAAAACCTTATTAGATAATTGGCATAAGGCAGCTTCGGATGCAGATTACAAAGGTTATTTTGGTGCAATGGATAGTGTTTCTGTTCTTATAGGGACAGATGCTACAGAAAATTGGAATAAAATGCAATTTGCAAGTTTTAGTAAACCTTTTTTTGACAAAGGTAAAGCTTGGTCTTTTAAACCTCTAGAAAGAAATGTTTACGTAAGTGAGCAAAGAAATTTTGTATGGTTTGATGAATTGTTAGATACTTGGATGGGAACTTGCAGAGGTTCTGGTGTTTTAGAGAAGAAGCAGAATACTTGGAAAATTAAACACTATGTTTTATCTGTAGAAATACCTAATAATAATGTTCAGGCGGTGATTAAAGCAAAGAAAAAAAGTGATTCTATATTTTTAACTAGGTTTAATAAGTAG
- a CDS encoding regulatory protein RecX produces the protein MIKKKSFTVDEIKRKLENYCVYQDRSHKEVEQKMYEYNLIPEAKEMILLSLMKDNFLNEERFAKSFARGKFRIKSWGKQRIVRELKFRDISAYNIKTALKEIDEDEYLKTIYRITENRNEVISETDNYKRKKKLIDFLMRKGFENELIFKVVAEVVS, from the coding sequence ATGATAAAAAAGAAGTCTTTTACGGTTGATGAAATAAAACGTAAGTTAGAAAACTACTGCGTTTACCAAGATAGAAGCCACAAAGAAGTGGAGCAAAAAATGTATGAATACAATTTAATTCCGGAGGCTAAAGAAATGATTCTTTTAAGCTTAATGAAAGATAATTTTTTAAATGAAGAACGTTTTGCTAAAAGTTTTGCCCGTGGAAAATTTAGAATTAAATCTTGGGGAAAACAACGTATTGTTAGAGAATTAAAGTTTAGAGACATTTCTGCATACAACATAAAAACAGCTTTAAAAGAAATTGACGAAGATGAGTATTTAAAAACTATTTATAGAATTACAGAGAATAGAAATGAGGTAATTTCTGAAACTGATAACTACAAGAGAAAGAAAAAGCTAATTGATTTTTTAATGCGAAAAGGATTTGAAAATGAGTTGATTTTTAAAGTAGTTGCCGAAGTAGTTTCTTAA
- a CDS encoding efflux RND transporter permease subunit, protein MTKQKKQVDKEFKLSAWAIHNKTTIYVLMAVLFFYGITAYLSMARENFPEVKETKIYISTIYPGNTAEDIEKLITDPLEDEVKTISNVVEVTSTSQEDYSMVVVEFDENISVELAKQKIKDEIATETASEDWPTFNGAKIEPNVFDLSLSEEIAILNINISGDYPVYKLKEFGEYLQDEIEDLAEIKKVDIRGAQEKEVEVAVDIFKMMAAKVSFNDITSAISNGNVTMSAGNFITSGQRRTVRIIGEIEKPAALEDFVIKSEFNNPIYLKDVATVAFKDKDKTTFARERGKEVVMLDVKKRAGKNMVAASEQIQVIVAEAIENYFPKDLKVTITNDQSSKTIGQVDDLVNNIIFGVILVVTVLMFFLGFKNAVFVGFAIPMSMFMSLMILNLLGYTMNTMILFGLIMGLGMLVDNGIVVVENVYRLMDEEGMGRIEAAKKGISEIAYPIIISTATTVAAFIPLGLWPGVMGDFMVLLPITLSTVLGSSLLVAIFFNSVLVSQFMSVEDVDMPIKKIAILTSIMTFVGIIVLLIGGTYSALGSLMIFTAIMLWVYRLFLRGWANSFQNKVLPILEGWYENSLRKALTGKRPYFLVIGTTILLFASFMAFGWSLKTQRTKVEFFPDNKPNQIIVYIEYPEGTDIQKTNEITKLIEAKVETVLYSDEYMDGDYNFMVESLVSQVGEGAGNPQTDGGSAAEMPHKGKVTASMREYKYRRGLDSELMRQKLQTALVGIYPGVLISVEKDANGPPVGSPINIEIEGDDYAELIHTAQRMRDFINTKSIAGIDELKIDVNRDKPGMEVLVDRKKAGELGVSTGQVGSQLRASIFGNKAGVYKEDGDDYDIYVRFNKADRYNTSALFNQNIIFRDMASGKIKEIPVSTVATQKNNSGFSAIKHKDIKRVVTVYSALAPGETDAAAVVGKIQNEMKDFKNLPKGIKIDYTGQIEEQNKQMLFLVGAFFTGLALIFFILIFQFNSVSKPGIIMIAIFLSFIGVFGGIVISGSSFVIMMTMMGIISLAGIVVNNGVVLLDYAQLLIDRKKGELGLDHEDYLDKETLFEAIVRAGGARLRPVLLTAITTILGLIPLAIGLNINFFSLFTEYNPHIYFGGDNVAFWGPLAWTVIYGLLIATFLTLILVPVLFYLITLFKMWLKSKISPKKLITEEVFNTDQRIDEKNQI, encoded by the coding sequence ATGACAAAACAAAAAAAACAAGTAGATAAAGAATTTAAGTTATCTGCTTGGGCAATTCATAATAAAACAACCATTTACGTATTAATGGCTGTGCTATTTTTCTACGGAATTACAGCTTATTTAAGCATGGCCCGAGAAAATTTTCCGGAGGTTAAGGAAACTAAAATATACATTAGTACTATTTACCCAGGAAACACCGCAGAAGATATAGAAAAATTAATTACAGACCCTCTAGAGGATGAAGTAAAAACTATTAGTAATGTTGTAGAAGTTACTTCAACGTCTCAAGAAGACTACTCGATGGTGGTTGTTGAGTTTGATGAAAACATTTCAGTAGAACTTGCTAAACAAAAAATTAAAGACGAAATAGCTACAGAAACAGCTAGTGAAGATTGGCCTACTTTTAACGGAGCTAAAATAGAACCTAATGTTTTTGATTTAAGTTTATCGGAAGAAATTGCCATTTTAAACATTAATATTTCTGGTGATTATCCTGTATATAAACTAAAAGAATTTGGTGAATATTTACAAGATGAAATAGAAGATTTAGCCGAAATTAAAAAAGTTGATATTCGTGGTGCTCAAGAAAAAGAAGTTGAAGTTGCCGTAGATATCTTTAAAATGATGGCGGCAAAAGTAAGTTTTAATGATATTACTTCTGCCATTAGCAACGGAAACGTAACCATGTCTGCTGGTAATTTTATTACAAGCGGACAAAGAAGAACGGTTAGAATTATTGGTGAAATTGAAAAACCTGCTGCTTTAGAAGATTTTGTAATAAAATCTGAATTTAACAATCCTATTTATTTAAAAGACGTAGCCACTGTTGCTTTTAAAGACAAAGACAAAACCACTTTTGCCAGAGAAAGAGGTAAAGAGGTTGTTATGCTCGATGTTAAAAAAAGAGCGGGTAAAAACATGGTAGCGGCATCAGAACAAATTCAAGTAATTGTTGCCGAAGCTATAGAAAATTATTTTCCAAAAGATTTAAAAGTAACAATTACTAACGATCAATCTTCTAAAACCATTGGACAAGTAGATGATTTAGTAAACAATATTATTTTTGGAGTAATCTTAGTGGTAACCGTCTTAATGTTTTTCTTAGGATTTAAAAACGCTGTATTTGTTGGGTTTGCAATACCAATGTCTATGTTTATGTCTTTAATGATCTTAAACTTATTAGGCTACACCATGAATACCATGATTCTTTTTGGGTTAATTATGGGACTAGGAATGCTGGTAGACAACGGAATTGTAGTGGTAGAAAACGTATATCGTTTAATGGATGAAGAAGGAATGGGCAGAATTGAAGCTGCAAAAAAAGGAATTAGCGAAATTGCATATCCTATTATTATTTCTACCGCAACCACTGTTGCTGCATTTATTCCGCTTGGTCTTTGGCCTGGGGTTATGGGAGATTTTATGGTGTTATTACCAATTACTTTATCTACCGTTTTAGGTTCATCATTATTAGTTGCTATTTTCTTTAACTCTGTATTGGTTTCTCAATTTATGAGTGTAGAAGATGTAGATATGCCAATTAAAAAAATAGCCATTCTTACAAGTATAATGACTTTTGTAGGAATTATTGTTTTACTAATAGGAGGCACATACAGTGCGCTTGGTTCTTTAATGATTTTTACCGCAATTATGCTTTGGGTATATCGTTTATTTTTAAGAGGATGGGCTAATAGCTTTCAAAACAAAGTATTACCAATATTAGAAGGTTGGTACGAAAACAGTTTAAGAAAAGCCTTAACAGGCAAAAGACCTTACTTTTTAGTAATTGGAACCACCATTTTATTATTTGCTTCGTTTATGGCCTTCGGATGGTCTTTAAAAACACAAAGAACTAAAGTAGAATTTTTTCCGGATAATAAACCAAATCAAATTATTGTTTATATAGAATATCCTGAAGGAACAGATATTCAAAAAACAAATGAGATTACCAAACTAATCGAAGCAAAAGTAGAAACCGTTTTATATAGTGATGAATATATGGATGGCGACTATAACTTTATGGTAGAAAGTTTAGTTTCTCAGGTTGGTGAAGGCGCAGGAAACCCTCAAACAGATGGAGGTTCTGCTGCAGAAATGCCACACAAAGGAAAAGTAACGGCTTCCATGAGAGAATACAAATATAGAAGAGGTTTAGATAGTGAATTAATGCGTCAGAAATTACAAACTGCTTTGGTTGGTATTTATCCTGGAGTTTTAATTTCTGTAGAAAAAGATGCTAATGGACCACCTGTTGGATCTCCTATAAATATTGAAATTGAAGGTGATGATTACGCAGAGTTAATTCATACAGCTCAAAGAATGCGAGACTTTATCAACACAAAAAGTATTGCTGGTATAGATGAATTAAAGATCGATGTAAACAGAGACAAACCAGGAATGGAAGTTTTAGTGGATAGAAAAAAAGCCGGTGAGTTAGGCGTTTCTACAGGTCAAGTTGGCTCTCAATTAAGAGCTTCTATTTTTGGAAACAAAGCAGGTGTTTATAAAGAAGATGGAGACGATTATGATATTTATGTTCGTTTTAATAAAGCAGACAGATATAACACAAGCGCTTTATTTAATCAGAACATTATCTTTAGAGACATGGCTTCTGGTAAAATAAAAGAAATTCCGGTTTCTACCGTAGCAACACAAAAAAACAATTCTGGTTTTAGTGCTATTAAACACAAAGACATTAAAAGAGTAGTTACTGTTTATTCTGCATTAGCTCCAGGAGAAACAGATGCTGCAGCCGTAGTTGGTAAAATTCAAAATGAAATGAAAGATTTTAAGAATTTACCAAAAGGAATTAAAATTGATTATACAGGTCAAATTGAAGAACAAAACAAACAAATGTTATTCTTAGTGGGTGCATTTTTTACAGGTTTGGCATTAATTTTCTTTATTTTAATTTTTCAATTTAATTCGGTTTCTAAACCAGGAATTATAATGATTGCTATTTTCTTAAGCTTTATTGGGGTTTTTGGAGGAATTGTTATTTCTGGAAGTTCTTTTGTGATTATGATGACCATGATGGGAATTATTTCGCTGGCAGGAATTGTGGTAAACAACGGAGTTGTACTTTTAGATTATGCACAATTATTAATTGACAGAAAAAAAGGAGAATTAGGTTTAGATCATGAAGATTATTTAGACAAAGAAACCTTGTTCGAAGCCATAGTAAGAGCTGGTGGAGCACGTTTAAGACCCGTTTTATTAACTGCAATTACCACTATTTTAGGTTTAATTCCGTTAGCTATTGGTTTAAACATAAACTTCTTTAGTTTATTTACAGAATACAACCCTCATATTTATTTTGGAGGAGACAATGTTGCTTTCTGGGGGCCCTTAGCATGGACCGTTATTTACGGTTTATTAATAGCTACCTTTTTAACATTAATTTTAGTACCTGTTTTATTTTACTTAATAACATTATTTAAAATGTGGCTAAAGAGTAAAATATCTCCTAAAAAACTAATTACAGAAGAGGTCTTTAATACCGATCAAAGAATCGATGAGAAAAACCAAATCTAA
- a CDS encoding efflux RND transporter periplasmic adaptor subunit, translated as MRKIYSLLVITLVLISCGEEKTTSVADLVATGNLKELTAKKKEITAKIEAINTDLEAINEAISKKDTIKKLPLITTIKVKEEVFNHYLEIQGNVKTKQNILIYPEMAGILKTVYVKEGQKVSKGQLLATIDDGGLGNQVAQLEATTQLAKTTFERQKRLWEQKIGSEIQFLQAKTSYEAQRNSLKQLKSQQSKSSIRAPFSGVIDDVIKETGTVIAPGQGSEVFRIVNLNNMYVEAEVPERYITSIQKNKEVKIEFPVLGTSLNSSIRQVGSFINPNNRSFKIEVPVANKSGNVKPNLTAKLQINDYTDAKAILIPQSIISENANGEQFVYAIKDKNSDNEAIAERVVIKTGKTQGNFIEVLENLTVGTEIIKEGARSVNNGQTVKVINK; from the coding sequence ATGAGAAAAATATATTCATTATTAGTAATTACACTTGTTTTAATTTCTTGTGGAGAGGAAAAAACAACTTCCGTGGCAGATTTAGTTGCCACAGGCAATTTAAAAGAATTAACCGCTAAAAAGAAAGAAATTACAGCAAAAATAGAAGCTATAAATACCGATTTAGAAGCTATAAACGAGGCTATTTCTAAAAAAGACACCATAAAAAAACTTCCTTTAATTACTACAATAAAGGTAAAAGAAGAAGTTTTTAACCACTATTTAGAAATTCAAGGAAATGTAAAAACAAAACAAAACATTTTAATTTACCCAGAAATGGCAGGTATTTTAAAAACAGTTTATGTTAAAGAAGGACAAAAAGTTTCTAAAGGACAATTATTAGCAACTATAGATGATGGCGGTTTAGGCAATCAAGTAGCACAATTAGAAGCAACTACACAATTGGCAAAAACTACTTTTGAGCGTCAAAAACGTTTGTGGGAGCAGAAAATAGGTTCAGAAATTCAGTTTCTTCAAGCAAAAACAAGTTACGAAGCTCAAAGAAACTCTTTAAAACAACTTAAAAGTCAACAATCTAAATCATCTATTAGAGCGCCATTTTCTGGTGTTATAGATGATGTCATAAAAGAAACAGGAACTGTTATTGCTCCTGGTCAAGGATCTGAAGTTTTTAGAATTGTAAACCTTAACAACATGTATGTAGAGGCAGAAGTACCAGAAAGATACATTACAAGTATTCAAAAAAATAAAGAAGTAAAAATAGAATTCCCAGTACTTGGCACAAGCTTAAATAGCTCTATTAGACAAGTTGGTAGTTTTATCAACCCTAATAATAGATCTTTTAAAATTGAAGTTCCGGTTGCTAATAAAAGCGGAAATGTAAAACCAAATTTAACCGCTAAACTTCAAATTAATGATTATACAGATGCTAAAGCTATTTTAATACCGCAAAGTATTATTTCTGAAAACGCTAATGGAGAACAATTTGTGTATGCCATCAAAGATAAAAATTCTGATAACGAAGCAATCGCAGAAAGAGTAGTTATTAAGACAGGAAAAACACAAGGAAATTTTATTGAAGTATTAGAAAACTTAACCGTTGGTACAGAAATTATTAAAGAAGGTGCACGTAGTGTAAACAACGGACAGACTGTAAAAGTTATCAATAAATAA
- a CDS encoding TolC family protein — MKNLILACISTCFFLITNAQEKTMELSLNEAINFALKNSYNTKASKNDITSASKKVWETTATGLPQISGTIDYTNWLKQQVSLLPAELVGGTPGTFEPVTFSPKQNTSASVTLKQLLFDGSYLVGLQASKTYLKISKQANEKTELLTREAVINAYGNVLVAENSILIFNGNIKILEKNLHDAKKIYENGFNEEEDVEQLEITLGNLKSQLNSVKRLKDIAYKMLNLSLGSPIETKLILTDNLDSLAEKNINLGLIADEFNVNDHIDFKIAENDRESKRLLVKLEKSKALPTLSAYVNYGAQAYSSDFSFFKKEQNWFNSSLLGVSLNIPIFSSLQRSSRTAQAKIALETADIRLEETKQRLSLLAEKAKSDYQLTIENYATAKKNVGLAERIEKKQRIKFFEGISSSFDLLQAQNQLYTQQQNYIQSMLDVIAKKATLENALNLPIK; from the coding sequence ATGAAAAACTTAATTCTAGCATGTATAAGCACTTGCTTTTTCTTGATAACCAACGCTCAAGAAAAAACAATGGAATTATCGCTAAATGAAGCGATAAACTTTGCTCTTAAAAATAGCTACAACACAAAAGCATCTAAAAATGATATTACATCTGCAAGCAAAAAAGTTTGGGAAACAACCGCAACTGGTTTACCTCAAATTAGCGGAACCATAGATTATACCAATTGGTTAAAACAACAAGTTTCTTTGTTGCCGGCAGAATTAGTTGGCGGAACTCCAGGTACTTTTGAACCGGTAACTTTTAGCCCTAAACAAAACACAAGCGCCTCTGTAACCTTAAAACAGTTATTATTTGATGGATCTTATTTAGTTGGATTACAAGCCTCTAAAACCTATTTAAAAATTTCTAAACAAGCAAATGAAAAAACAGAACTCTTAACCAGAGAAGCTGTTATTAACGCTTACGGAAATGTATTAGTGGCAGAAAATAGTATCTTAATTTTTAATGGAAATATTAAAATTTTAGAAAAGAACCTACACGATGCTAAAAAAATCTATGAAAATGGATTTAACGAAGAGGAAGATGTTGAACAGTTAGAAATTACATTAGGAAATCTAAAAAGTCAACTAAATAGTGTTAAAAGACTAAAAGACATTGCTTATAAAATGTTAAATCTTTCTTTGGGTAGCCCTATTGAAACAAAACTTATACTAACAGACAACTTAGATTCTTTAGCGGAGAAAAACATTAACTTAGGCTTAATTGCTGATGAATTTAATGTAAATGACCATATAGACTTTAAAATTGCAGAAAACGACAGAGAGTCTAAACGATTACTTGTAAAGTTAGAAAAAAGCAAAGCGTTACCAACTTTATCTGCTTATGTAAACTACGGAGCACAAGCATACTCAAGTGATTTTTCATTCTTTAAAAAAGAACAAAACTGGTTTAATTCTTCTTTACTTGGTGTTAGTTTAAACATCCCTATTTTTAGTAGTTTACAAAGAAGTTCTAGAACAGCACAAGCAAAAATAGCTTTAGAAACAGCAGATATTAGATTAGAAGAAACCAAACAACGTTTAAGTTTATTGGCAGAAAAAGCAAAAAGCGACTACCAATTAACTATAGAAAACTATGCTACAGCAAAGAAAAACGTTGGTTTAGCAGAAAGAATAGAAAAAAAACAACGTATTAAGTTCTTTGAAGGAATTTCTTCTAGTTTCGATTTACTACAAGCTCAGAACCAATTATACACGCAACAACAAAACTACATTCAATCTATGTTAGATGTTATTGCTAAAAAAGCAACATTAGAAAACGCATTAAACCTACCAATTAAATAA
- a CDS encoding TetR/AcrR family transcriptional regulator, with protein MRDKILEKSNELFLNLGFKSVTMDEIASSLGVSKKTIYKYFKNKTELIDAVALHIFNSICCGIDGICELNLNPINELFSIKRLILENLKDEKSSPQYQLQKYYPKIYASLKQKQFHVMQDCVIENLKKGIENKLYRDTIDLEFISRIYFNGMIGIKDKDLFPLTKYSMNTLMNYYLEYHLRGICTEKGIQQLENQLKLK; from the coding sequence ATGAGAGACAAAATATTAGAAAAATCGAACGAACTCTTCTTAAACCTAGGCTTTAAGAGTGTTACTATGGATGAAATTGCCAGTTCTTTAGGTGTATCAAAAAAAACCATTTACAAGTACTTTAAAAATAAAACAGAACTTATAGACGCTGTTGCTTTGCATATATTTAATAGTATTTGTTGTGGTATTGATGGTATTTGCGAGTTAAACCTAAACCCTATTAACGAACTTTTTTCTATAAAAAGATTAATTTTAGAGAATTTAAAGGACGAAAAATCTTCACCTCAGTATCAACTTCAAAAGTATTACCCTAAAATATACGCTTCCTTAAAACAGAAACAGTTTCACGTGATGCAAGATTGCGTAATAGAAAACTTAAAAAAAGGGATTGAAAATAAACTATATAGAGATACTATAGATTTAGAGTTTATTTCTAGAATTTACTTTAACGGAATGATAGGTATAAAAGATAAAGATTTGTTTCCGTTAACAAAATACTCTATGAACACATTAATGAACTACTATTTAGAATATCATTTACGAGGAATTTGTACCGAAAAAGGAATACAACAATTAGAAAACCAATTAAAACTGAAATAA
- a CDS encoding polyprenyl synthetase family protein, protein MDILHYQKDFINYLESKKWVNEPKNLYEPIDYIIKLGGKRMRPILTLMAADIFSGTYEKAMPAALAVEVFHNFTLIHDDIMDDAPLRRGKVTVHEKWDINTGILSGDAMLILAYQYFENYEPIVFQKLAKLFSKTALEVCDGQQLDVDFETRNDVTIDEYINMIRLKTSVLVAAALKMGAIVAETSDENANLIYEFGLNLGIAFQLQDDYLDTFGDPKTFGKQIGGDIIENKKTYLYLKSLEVAEEEDRGRLHLLYNQKSKDNSVKISEVTQIFIQNNIPAFIKEQIQNYTEKSFKTLAAMNVSEESKKGLKNFGLWLMNRSV, encoded by the coding sequence TTGGACATTTTACATTATCAGAAAGATTTTATTAACTATTTAGAATCTAAAAAGTGGGTTAATGAACCTAAAAATCTATACGAACCTATAGATTATATTATAAAATTAGGAGGTAAGAGGATGCGACCTATTTTAACACTTATGGCCGCAGATATTTTTTCAGGAACTTACGAGAAAGCAATGCCAGCAGCTTTGGCAGTTGAGGTTTTTCATAATTTTACTTTGATTCATGATGATATTATGGATGATGCTCCTCTTAGAAGAGGTAAAGTTACTGTTCATGAAAAATGGGATATTAATACGGGTATTCTTTCGGGAGACGCAATGTTAATTTTAGCGTATCAATATTTTGAAAACTACGAACCTATTGTTTTTCAGAAATTAGCAAAGTTATTTAGTAAAACGGCTTTAGAGGTTTGTGATGGGCAACAATTAGATGTAGATTTTGAAACTAGAAATGATGTAACTATAGATGAATATATTAATATGATTCGTTTAAAAACATCTGTTTTAGTTGCAGCTGCATTAAAAATGGGTGCTATTGTGGCGGAAACTAGTGATGAAAATGCAAATTTAATTTATGAATTTGGTTTAAATTTAGGGATTGCGTTTCAATTACAAGATGATTATTTAGATACTTTTGGAGATCCGAAAACTTTTGGAAAGCAAATAGGTGGAGATATTATAGAGAATAAGAAAACGTACTTGTATTTAAAATCATTAGAGGTTGCAGAGGAAGAAGATAGGGGTAGATTGCATCTACTTTATAATCAAAAATCAAAAGATAATTCGGTTAAAATTAGTGAAGTAACTCAAATTTTTATACAAAATAATATTCCTGCTTTCATAAAGGAGCAAATTCAAAATTATACAGAGAAATCTTTTAAAACTTTAGCAGCTATGAATGTCTCAGAAGAAAGTAAAAAAGGGCTAAAGAATTTCGGACTTTGGCTAATGAATAGATCTGTGTAA
- a CDS encoding PID-CTERM protein-sorting domain-containing protein, with translation MKNKKHFALFIMLVITSMAIVGQVPTPGPPSPPGLPIDGGLIFLVVSGVLYGVKKKIKN, from the coding sequence ATGAAAAACAAAAAGCATTTTGCATTATTTATAATGCTAGTAATTACAAGTATGGCCATTGTTGGTCAAGTACCAACACCAGGACCACCGTCGCCACCGGGGCTTCCAATAGATGGCGGTTTAATCTTTTTAGTTGTTTCTGGAGTTTTATACGGGGTAAAAAAGAAGATTAAGAATTAG
- a CDS encoding riboflavin synthase, whose amino-acid sequence MFTGIIETLGTITNITKDQDNIHLTISSNFTNELKIDQSVAHNGVCLTVVAIDNNNYTVTAIKETLNKTNIGNLVEKDLVNLERGMKLGDRLDGHIVQGHVDQTATCTAIKNENGSTVYTFEYDSSNKNITIEKGSITVNGVSLTVVNSKQNEFSVAIIPYTKENTNFKHLKLNDCVNLEFDVIGKYVSRLTNS is encoded by the coding sequence ATGTTTACCGGAATAATAGAAACACTTGGTACAATTACAAACATCACTAAAGATCAAGATAATATTCATTTAACTATAAGTAGTAATTTTACAAATGAATTAAAAATAGATCAAAGCGTTGCGCACAATGGTGTTTGCCTAACCGTTGTTGCAATAGACAATAACAATTACACTGTTACTGCTATTAAAGAAACTTTAAATAAAACTAATATTGGCAATTTAGTTGAAAAAGATTTAGTGAATTTAGAACGCGGAATGAAATTAGGAGACCGTTTAGATGGTCATATTGTACAAGGTCATGTAGACCAAACAGCAACTTGCACAGCTATTAAAAATGAAAACGGAAGTACGGTTTACACTTTCGAATATGATTCATCTAACAAAAACATTACAATAGAAAAAGGCTCTATTACTGTAAACGGAGTAAGTTTAACGGTTGTAAACTCTAAGCAAAATGAGTTTAGCGTTGCCATTATACCGTACACAAAAGAAAACACAAACTTTAAGCATCTTAAACTTAATGATTGTGTTAATTTAGAATTTGATGTTATTGGAAAATACGTTAGTAGATTAACTAATTCTTAA
- the pdxA gene encoding 4-hydroxythreonine-4-phosphate dehydrogenase PdxA, whose product MNKSDKIIVGISIGDLNGIGLEVILKTFQDKRMLDFCTPVLFGSTKVVSYHKKALKSETPVHGITSLSQLNHNKINVLNIWKEDVAVELGKATKESGEYAAKSLEIAVAHLKDKTIDVLLTAPINKETIQSDTFNFPGHTEYLEDKLDGKSLMILMTDALRIGLITGHIPISKVAEAVTPALIKEKVATMYTSLVQDFGINKPKIAVLSLNPHCGDKGVIGVEDDEIIKPTIDEIKASGKLVFGPYAADGFFGSETYKQFDGVLATYHDQGLAPFKALSFGNGVNFTAGLSEVRTSPDHGTGFDIAGKNVANPSSFKEALFTGIQIYKTRKEYKELSKNPLLVK is encoded by the coding sequence ATGAATAAATCTGATAAAATTATAGTTGGTATTTCAATAGGAGATTTAAATGGAATAGGTTTAGAGGTAATTCTAAAAACTTTTCAAGATAAAAGGATGTTAGATTTTTGTACTCCAGTTCTTTTTGGAAGCACAAAAGTAGTTTCTTATCATAAAAAAGCTCTAAAATCTGAAACTCCAGTTCACGGAATAACTTCATTAAGTCAGTTGAATCATAATAAAATTAATGTTTTAAATATTTGGAAAGAGGATGTAGCTGTAGAATTAGGAAAAGCTACAAAAGAATCTGGTGAATATGCGGCCAAATCATTAGAAATAGCCGTTGCCCATTTAAAAGATAAAACAATAGATGTTTTATTAACTGCACCTATTAATAAGGAAACCATACAATCGGATACTTTTAATTTTCCTGGACATACAGAATATTTAGAAGACAAGCTTGATGGTAAAAGTTTAATGATTTTAATGACTGATGCCTTAAGGATAGGTTTAATAACAGGTCATATTCCTATTTCAAAAGTAGCAGAAGCTGTTACACCAGCGTTAATTAAAGAAAAAGTAGCTACAATGTATACTTCTTTAGTGCAAGATTTTGGAATTAATAAACCTAAAATTGCTGTATTATCTTTAAATCCTCATTGTGGAGATAAAGGAGTTATTGGTGTAGAAGATGATGAAATAATAAAACCTACTATAGATGAAATTAAGGCGTCTGGTAAGTTAGTTTTTGGCCCTTATGCTGCCGATGGATTTTTTGGATCTGAAACTTATAAGCAATTTGATGGTGTTTTAGCAACTTATCACGATCAAGGGTTAGCGCCTTTTAAAGCATTGTCTTTTGGTAATGGTGTTAATTTTACTGCAGGATTAAGTGAAGTTAGAACTTCTCCCGATCATGGTACAGGCTTTGATATTGCTGGAAAAAACGTAGCAAACCCTTCTTCTTTTAAAGAAGCTTTGTTTACTGGAATTCAAATTTATAAGACAAGAAAAGAATATAAAGAGCTTTCAAAAAACCCTCTTTTAGTAAAGTAA